In one window of Poriferisphaera corsica DNA:
- a CDS encoding ArsR/SmtB family transcription factor, translated as MDRSIQIKAIASKPRMQILKLLAKPRRHFKHQWSADPVNFGVCMTLIAEALDIAQPTASRHLDILKQAGFITVRKHQKWSYCKRHDKNIQAFTTWLSKQLAS; from the coding sequence ATGGATCGGTCAATACAAATCAAAGCCATCGCCAGCAAACCGCGCATGCAAATCCTTAAACTGCTCGCCAAACCACGCAGGCACTTCAAACATCAATGGTCCGCCGACCCCGTTAACTTTGGTGTATGCATGACACTTATCGCCGAAGCACTGGATATCGCCCAACCAACCGCCAGCCGCCACCTCGACATCCTCAAGCAAGCCGGATTCATCACCGTTCGCAAACACCAAAAGTGGTCTTACTGCAAACGTCACGACAAAAATATCCAGGCCTTCACCACCTGGCTATCAAAACAATTAGCATCCTAA